Proteins found in one Paenibacillus dendritiformis genomic segment:
- a CDS encoding phage terminase large subunit family protein, protein MPALKKEEDRQRAASFIDDDSAVHTACDVIYVCQQCGYLHNDLYLKIHADTDQFELCHDCPRCAEPLTFEPLEDLDPEATVMVCPECRKEKLEIEPFMDWD, encoded by the coding sequence TTGCCGGCATTGAAGAAAGAAGAGGATCGACAGCGAGCTGCCTCATTTATCGATGACGATAGTGCGGTACATACCGCTTGCGATGTGATTTACGTGTGCCAACAATGCGGCTATCTTCATAATGACTTGTACTTGAAAATTCACGCGGATACCGATCAGTTTGAACTGTGTCATGACTGCCCCCGGTGTGCGGAGCCGCTGACGTTTGAACCGTTGGAAGACCTGGACCCGGAAGCAACGGTGATGGTATGTCCGGAGTGCCGGAAAGAGAAGCTGGAGATTGAGCCTTTCATGGATTGGGATTAG
- a CDS encoding GNAT family N-acetyltransferase → MNALEARGRISVRPYRDADRSACQELFDSNVPDYFAAVERKDFDAYLDDLKGPYFVMEDETGTIVACGGYAAEEEDPAAAVLCWGMVRRDLHRCGFGRQLLAERLRRIAAEPQYSLVTIETSQYSRGFFERFGFTAERVAPDGFAPGLDLVEMELDISKLNV, encoded by the coding sequence ATGAACGCTTTGGAAGCACGGGGACGAATCAGTGTGCGCCCATATCGGGACGCAGACAGGTCGGCTTGCCAGGAGCTATTCGATAGCAATGTTCCTGATTATTTTGCAGCCGTTGAGCGCAAAGATTTTGATGCTTATCTCGATGACCTGAAAGGGCCTTACTTCGTGATGGAAGATGAGACAGGCACCATTGTCGCCTGCGGCGGGTACGCGGCTGAAGAGGAAGATCCCGCGGCTGCCGTGCTCTGCTGGGGAATGGTCCGTCGCGACCTTCACCGATGCGGGTTCGGCCGACAGCTTCTGGCCGAGCGGTTGCGGCGAATTGCGGCGGAGCCGCAATATTCCCTCGTGACGATAGAGACGTCGCAATACAGCCGCGGTTTTTTCGAACGATTCGGGTTCACTGCGGAAAGGGTCGCCCCGGACGGCTTCGCGCCGGGCTTGGATCTTGTAGAGATGGAGCTCGATATTTCCAAGTTAAACGTATGA
- a CDS encoding NUDIX hydrolase: protein MTRPKHFVSAAAIVLNDKNEILLIKGPQRGWEMPGGQVEEGESLAQAAIRETKEESGVDIEIIRFCGIYQNVEESICNTLFLARKIGGEPITTNESLETGFFPIEEALEMVTFMNFRQRIETCLKPDQTLDYVEF from the coding sequence ATGACCCGCCCCAAACATTTTGTTTCAGCTGCTGCAATTGTTCTGAATGATAAAAACGAGATATTACTCATTAAAGGTCCTCAAAGAGGCTGGGAAATGCCAGGAGGACAAGTCGAAGAAGGAGAGTCTTTAGCTCAAGCAGCGATCCGAGAGACAAAAGAAGAATCTGGAGTAGACATAGAAATCATTAGATTTTGTGGGATCTACCAAAATGTAGAGGAATCGATTTGCAATACGTTGTTTCTTGCGAGAAAGATTGGTGGAGAACCCATAACCACGAATGAAAGTTTAGAGACTGGATTTTTTCCAATAGAAGAAGCCTTGGAGATGGTAACTTTTATGAACTTTAGACAACGGATAGAAACTTGTTTAAAGCCAGATCAGACTCTAGATTATGTTGAATTTTAA
- a CDS encoding DUF4240 domain-containing protein translates to MTDKVFWELISNSKKQGGKQIEWLIVELSKKPVNEIIDFEIELANKLQQSYTSSLWGAAFVIMGGCSDDGFDYFRGWLIAQGEEVFTKAIKNPEFLADYLTDEYLEEDEFAPQLEEMLSVASDAYIYQKTGEFEYNDEISTEFWDELEARGHESMSPEIEIDWEKDDLEERYPRLWERFSENPLT, encoded by the coding sequence ATGACGGATAAAGTCTTTTGGGAATTAATAAGTAATTCGAAAAAACAAGGCGGAAAACAAATAGAATGGTTAATCGTTGAGCTGTCAAAGAAGCCAGTAAATGAGATTATTGATTTCGAAATCGAGCTTGCAAATAAGCTGCAACAATCCTATACATCTTCGTTGTGGGGAGCAGCTTTTGTCATCATGGGAGGATGTTCCGATGACGGCTTTGATTACTTCAGAGGTTGGTTAATTGCGCAAGGAGAAGAAGTTTTTACTAAGGCAATAAAGAATCCCGAATTTCTTGCAGACTATTTAACAGACGAATACTTGGAAGAGGATGAGTTTGCTCCTCAGTTAGAAGAGATGCTATCCGTCGCTTCAGATGCGTACATTTATCAAAAAACCGGTGAGTTTGAATATAACGACGAGATTAGTACAGAATTTTGGGATGAACTCGAAGCTCGGGGGCACGAATCTATGTCACCAGAAATTGAAATTGATTGGGAAAAAGACGACCTTGAAGAAAGGTATCCGCGCTTATGGGAGAGATTTAGTGAGAATCCATTAACGTAA
- a CDS encoding winged helix-turn-helix transcriptional regulator, with protein sequence MTDIRKEIKEKLKNGDFTCSKELTLSMFSGKWKVVILWHLGVEGPHRFSELQRLFPKITHKMLTSQLKELMEDGIVHREVYPEVPPRVEYSMTELGMTLLPIIQMMYDWGEKRIAQLKLEMGEAGSEECSASCDMG encoded by the coding sequence ATGACGGACATACGAAAAGAAATCAAGGAAAAGCTCAAAAACGGTGATTTTACCTGTTCTAAGGAACTGACCCTCTCCATGTTCAGCGGCAAGTGGAAGGTGGTCATCCTGTGGCATCTCGGGGTGGAAGGGCCGCATCGCTTCAGCGAGCTGCAGCGCCTGTTCCCCAAAATTACGCACAAAATGCTGACGAGCCAACTGAAAGAACTGATGGAGGACGGCATCGTCCACCGGGAAGTGTACCCGGAAGTACCGCCGCGCGTGGAATACTCGATGACCGAACTGGGGATGACCCTGCTGCCGATCATTCAGATGATGTACGATTGGGGCGAGAAGCGGATCGCTCAACTCAAGTTGGAAATGGGAGAAGCCGGCTCGGAAGAATGCTCCGCATCATGCGACATGGGATAG
- a CDS encoding DinB family protein, giving the protein MELNEINQKLKETRDELLGILNALSGDELNKRKEPNSWTISQICQHLSKTEELYVMAIKKGLKCTEDSFIENKPQWELLINRSNKIEAPDIAKPDDEILEVKEIIEKLNKSREKLNEVLNRVEDPSLLRRRHFVHPVFKEMLLIEWVRSLYLHEQRHIKQIIEIKDGI; this is encoded by the coding sequence ATGGAACTTAACGAAATCAATCAAAAATTAAAAGAAACAAGAGACGAATTACTAGGAATTCTTAATGCATTGAGTGGGGATGAATTAAACAAACGGAAAGAGCCAAACAGTTGGACTATTAGTCAGATATGCCAACACTTAAGTAAGACAGAAGAATTATATGTCATGGCAATAAAGAAAGGATTAAAGTGTACAGAAGATTCGTTTATCGAGAATAAACCACAATGGGAACTTTTAATAAATAGAAGTAATAAGATAGAAGCTCCTGACATTGCTAAACCGGATGATGAAATATTAGAAGTCAAAGAAATAATTGAGAAACTAAATAAATCAAGAGAGAAGTTAAACGAAGTATTAAACAGAGTAGAAGACCCATCATTGCTAAGAAGAAGACATTTTGTACACCCGGTTTTTAAAGAGATGTTATTAATTGAATGGGTTAGATCACTGTACTTGCATGAACAAAGACATATTAAACAAATTATTGAAATTAAAGATGGAATATAA
- a CDS encoding response regulator transcription factor → MKILLVEDDKTIASGLEYSLQQDHFSTVLCHDIASAKQVIAENLDQFALCLFDLSLPDGSGYELCKLVKERRDIPVIFLTVIDDEVNVVMGLDMGADDYITKPFRVRELLSRIKSVLRRYHKPSQTRSIIEIDQIRINTLEGKVYKHGTEIPLTALEYRLLLIFGNHVGQVLSRTQLLEQIWDVAGDFVNDNTLTVYIKRLREKLEDQPQHPTLIKTVRGLGYKVGD, encoded by the coding sequence ATGAAAATTTTGTTGGTGGAAGATGATAAAACGATCGCGTCCGGTCTTGAATATTCACTACAGCAGGATCATTTCTCTACTGTGCTTTGCCATGATATTGCATCAGCCAAACAAGTGATCGCAGAAAATCTGGATCAATTCGCGCTATGCTTGTTTGATTTATCCCTTCCTGATGGCAGCGGCTACGAGTTGTGCAAGCTCGTCAAAGAGCGGAGAGATATTCCGGTCATCTTTTTAACGGTGATTGATGATGAGGTCAATGTCGTGATGGGGCTGGATATGGGAGCGGATGACTATATTACGAAGCCTTTTCGCGTTCGCGAGCTTCTGTCGCGAATCAAATCCGTCTTACGGAGATACCATAAGCCGTCTCAGACCAGGTCGATTATCGAGATCGATCAGATTCGCATTAATACGCTCGAAGGAAAGGTGTATAAACACGGCACGGAAATTCCGCTGACGGCTTTAGAGTATCGCTTGCTGCTTATTTTCGGTAACCATGTTGGGCAGGTGCTGTCAAGAACTCAGCTGTTAGAGCAGATTTGGGATGTGGCAGGGGACTTCGTGAATGATAATACATTAACGGTGTATATCAAAAGGCTGCGAGAAAAGCTGGAGGATCAACCGCAGCACCCGACGCTAATCAAAACGGTGCGCGGTCTGGGCTATAAGGTTGGTGATTAG
- a CDS encoding DL-endopeptidase inhibitor IseA family protein: MKILLIILISSLQMLLIGNNTTIAVNELTKEEAVRLTIEGENQLSSIIVFSQLDPTKAIHTRCGGIESHDHYYSYICDAKTLTDITNKLTPYFTQNYIDEIIQQFNIHNDKEGVLIELFDGGYTSKSTDSIQEVTIQQSGNKAKVKLHYRVALEGVIKDGFPILDFEQTSQGWRVASNGLIFW, translated from the coding sequence TTGAAGATACTACTAATAATCCTAATAAGTTCATTACAAATGTTACTGATTGGGAACAATACGACGATTGCAGTAAATGAATTAACGAAAGAAGAAGCTGTTAGATTAACCATTGAAGGTGAGAATCAATTATCTTCAATCATTGTTTTCAGTCAGTTGGATCCCACTAAAGCGATACATACTCGATGTGGAGGGATTGAGTCACATGATCATTATTACTCTTATATTTGCGATGCAAAAACACTTACTGATATCACAAATAAACTTACACCATACTTCACTCAGAACTACATTGACGAAATTATACAACAATTTAATATACATAATGATAAGGAAGGTGTCCTTATTGAGTTATTTGATGGAGGATACACTTCAAAATCAACTGATTCTATACAAGAAGTTACAATTCAACAGAGTGGAAATAAAGCAAAGGTCAAGCTTCATTATCGTGTAGCTCTTGAAGGTGTCATTAAAGATGGATTTCCAATTCTTGATTTTGAACAGACAAGTCAAGGATGGAGAGTTGCATCAAATGGTTTAATATTCTGGTGA
- a CDS encoding AraC family transcriptional regulator, translating into MDMLARLNEALSYIEENLTKPVDYKEAARIACCTEYHFTRMFSFLAGITLSEYIRRRRLTLAALELSHRDIKVIDVALKYGYTSPDSFTRAFQSMHGITPSEARFHGQSLKAFPRMTFQLTIKGGSEMNYRIEDKEAFRIVGIKKRVPMIFDGVNPEIASMVEDLTPEFIKMIKGLSNVQPSGLISASANFSEGRMEEKGELDHYIGAATTKEAPDGLASLEVPASTWAVFTAVGSYPNALQEVWGRIYSEWFPSSDYELSKGPEILWNEHKDITSPNFKSEIWIPIKKK; encoded by the coding sequence ATGGATATGCTGGCACGACTGAACGAGGCCTTGAGCTATATCGAGGAGAACTTGACGAAGCCTGTGGACTATAAGGAGGCCGCGAGGATTGCCTGCTGTACGGAATATCATTTTACACGCATGTTCTCCTTCCTTGCAGGCATTACTCTGTCGGAATACATCCGCCGCAGACGGCTGACGCTAGCAGCATTAGAGTTAAGTCATCGTGACATCAAGGTCATCGATGTCGCTTTGAAATACGGATATACCTCACCGGATTCATTTACTAGGGCTTTTCAAAGTATGCATGGAATTACTCCCTCGGAAGCCAGGTTCCATGGACAGTCTCTCAAAGCCTTCCCTCGGATGACATTTCAGTTGACCATTAAAGGAGGAAGCGAAATGAACTACCGCATTGAAGACAAAGAGGCTTTTCGAATCGTTGGGATCAAAAAAAGAGTACCCATGATATTCGATGGGGTGAATCCGGAAATTGCCTCGATGGTGGAAGATTTGACACCAGAATTTATTAAAATGATTAAGGGTTTGTCGAATGTTCAGCCTTCGGGACTAATCAGTGCTTCTGCGAATTTTAGTGAAGGACGGATGGAGGAGAAAGGGGAACTCGATCACTATATTGGTGCGGCTACGACGAAAGAGGCTCCGGATGGCTTGGCGTCACTGGAGGTACCGGCCTCCACATGGGCTGTATTCACGGCCGTCGGCTCTTATCCAAATGCACTTCAGGAGGTCTGGGGACGCATCTATTCCGAATGGTTTCCGTCCTCAGACTATGAGCTAAGCAAAGGGCCGGAAATCCTGTGGAACGAGCATAAGGATATAACTTCGCCAAATTTTAAAAGCGAAATATGGATACCTATTAAGAAAAAGTAA
- a CDS encoding DJ-1/PfpI family protein, translating to MSKKVLILTGDAVEALEAYYPYYRCLEEGFEATIASPTDAKVLRTVVHDFEDWQTFTEKQGYQLEAHASFEQIDPEQYDALIIPGGRAPEHIRLHKDFPRIVRHFFQQDKPVMILCHASVALTVIAEEIKGREMTAYFACRPEVEAAGAKYMETRFHVDRNLISGHAWNDLPQLMREFVKQVNALA from the coding sequence ATGTCTAAAAAAGTGCTGATTCTGACCGGCGATGCCGTCGAAGCATTGGAAGCATACTATCCCTATTATCGTTGCTTGGAGGAAGGATTCGAAGCTACCATCGCTTCGCCGACGGATGCGAAAGTGCTGCGTACCGTCGTCCACGATTTTGAAGACTGGCAGACGTTTACGGAAAAGCAGGGCTACCAGTTGGAAGCCCATGCTTCATTTGAGCAGATCGATCCCGAGCAGTATGATGCCCTGATTATCCCGGGCGGACGGGCACCCGAGCATATTCGCCTGCATAAAGATTTCCCGCGGATTGTCCGCCATTTCTTCCAGCAGGATAAACCGGTCATGATCCTATGCCATGCCAGCGTGGCGCTGACCGTGATCGCCGAAGAGATCAAAGGGCGGGAAATGACGGCCTACTTCGCTTGCCGTCCGGAAGTGGAAGCGGCAGGGGCGAAGTATATGGAAACCCGGTTCCACGTGGATCGCAACCTGATTTCAGGCCATGCATGGAACGACTTGCCGCAGCTGATGAGAGAATTCGTGAAGCAGGTCAATGCTTTGGCTTAA
- a CDS encoding pyridoxamine 5'-phosphate oxidase family protein, which translates to MRIIRFGGRSFDLDTFLKKPLFAHLSTMSEEGPRDSPVWFHWERERIWIIGITSTDSFPKRLQKNPKCAIGIVDFDLYRGLVLHAGFRGHAEVKSFDHEIAYRLLSRYLGPHEERWDPRFRNLDDSNVLICFRPETVVIRDQSYVPAKEME; encoded by the coding sequence ATGAGAATAATTAGATTTGGGGGAAGAAGTTTTGATTTAGATACCTTCTTAAAGAAACCGTTATTTGCTCATCTGTCAACCATGTCGGAAGAGGGTCCTCGAGACTCTCCAGTTTGGTTTCATTGGGAAAGAGAACGGATATGGATTATTGGAATTACTTCGACAGATAGTTTTCCAAAGAGATTACAGAAAAATCCAAAATGTGCAATTGGAATTGTTGATTTTGATCTTTATCGTGGACTTGTTTTACATGCAGGATTTAGAGGTCATGCAGAGGTTAAATCATTTGATCATGAGATAGCATATCGATTACTGTCACGATATTTAGGTCCGCATGAAGAACGATGGGATCCAAGATTTCGCAATTTAGATGACAGCAATGTATTGATATGTTTTAGACCGGAAACTGTCGTAATCCGAGATCAATCATACGTTCCAGCAAAAGAAATGGAATAA